One genomic region from Shewanella aestuarii encodes:
- the htpG gene encoding molecular chaperone HtpG → MSQQETHGFQTEVKQLLHLMIHSLYSNKEIFLRELVSNAADAADKLRYLALTDDALYEGDGELRVRVSTDKEKGTVTISDNGIGMTRDGVIEHLGTIAKSGTKEFFNNLSGESSKDSQLIGQFGVGFYSAFIVAKKVVVRTRAAGHDASEGVLWESEGEGSFSVETITKNSRGTEITLHLRDEETEFANDFRLRSIISKYSDHISIPVEMFEEGTPESEGPDGEKIPATEGSWKPMNKATALWTRNKSDISDEEYQEFYKHISHDYSDALKWSHNRVEGKQEYTSLLYIPSKAPWDLFNREHKHGLKLFVQRVFVMDDAEQFMPTYLRFVKGLIDSKDLPLNVSREILQDNQITKSLRTALTKRVLGMLEKLAKDEPEQYQAFWAEFGQVLKEGPAEDFANRERIAGLLRFASTHDNSAATTVSLDDYIERMKEGQDKIYYIVADSHNAAANSPHLELLRKKGIEVLLMSERIDEWLINHLTEYKDKKLHSVTKGDLELGSLEDEADKEAKEKVAQESQGLVERVKAALEGKVSEVKVTTRLTDTPACVVTGEGEMSTQMIKLMQAAGQPVPESKPTFEINPMHPLVERLNNEQDEQLFADWANLLLQQAQLSEKGSLTDPSAFIKLMNQMLMASLK, encoded by the coding sequence ATGTCACAACAAGAAACACATGGTTTTCAAACCGAAGTTAAGCAATTACTGCATTTGATGATCCACTCTTTATATTCAAATAAAGAGATTTTCTTACGTGAATTAGTATCAAATGCGGCTGACGCGGCCGATAAATTACGCTATCTAGCGCTTACTGATGATGCCTTATATGAAGGTGATGGTGAATTGCGTGTTCGCGTAAGTACCGACAAAGAAAAGGGCACTGTAACCATTTCAGATAATGGTATTGGTATGACTCGCGATGGTGTTATTGAGCATTTAGGTACCATTGCTAAATCAGGTACTAAAGAGTTTTTTAACAACCTTTCTGGTGAGTCGTCAAAAGATTCACAATTAATTGGTCAATTTGGTGTGGGTTTCTACTCGGCATTTATTGTGGCCAAAAAAGTGGTTGTGCGCACTCGCGCAGCAGGACATGACGCGAGTGAAGGTGTGTTATGGGAGTCAGAAGGTGAAGGGTCATTTAGTGTAGAAACGATCACTAAAAACTCTCGCGGTACTGAAATTACCTTGCATTTACGCGATGAAGAAACCGAGTTTGCAAACGATTTCCGTTTACGATCAATTATTTCAAAATACTCTGATCATATTTCAATCCCGGTTGAAATGTTTGAAGAAGGCACGCCTGAGTCAGAGGGCCCAGATGGTGAAAAAATTCCAGCTACAGAGGGTAGTTGGAAGCCAATGAACAAGGCCACTGCACTTTGGACTCGTAATAAGTCAGATATTTCAGATGAAGAGTATCAAGAGTTCTATAAGCATATTTCTCACGACTACAGTGATGCATTGAAATGGTCACATAACCGTGTTGAAGGTAAGCAAGAATACACTAGCTTATTGTATATTCCATCTAAAGCCCCTTGGGATTTATTTAATCGCGAACACAAGCACGGTTTAAAGTTGTTTGTCCAACGTGTATTTGTGATGGATGACGCTGAGCAGTTTATGCCAACCTATTTACGTTTCGTAAAAGGGTTAATTGACTCAAAAGATTTACCACTAAACGTATCGCGTGAAATTTTACAAGACAACCAAATCACTAAATCATTGCGCACAGCACTAACTAAGCGTGTTTTGGGCATGCTTGAAAAGTTAGCTAAAGATGAGCCTGAGCAGTATCAAGCTTTCTGGGCTGAGTTTGGCCAAGTGTTAAAAGAAGGTCCGGCTGAAGATTTTGCTAACCGTGAACGCATTGCAGGTTTATTACGTTTTGCTTCAACTCACGATAACAGCGCCGCTACAACCGTATCGCTAGACGACTACATTGAGCGCATGAAAGAAGGACAAGACAAGATTTACTATATTGTTGCAGATAGCCATAACGCTGCGGCAAACAGTCCTCATCTTGAGCTTCTTCGCAAAAAAGGCATTGAAGTGTTATTAATGTCTGAACGTATTGATGAGTGGTTAATTAACCATTTAACTGAATACAAAGACAAAAAATTACACTCAGTGACCAAAGGTGACTTAGAGTTAGGTTCGCTAGAAGATGAAGCAGACAAAGAAGCGAAAGAAAAGGTCGCCCAAGAGTCTCAAGGTCTTGTTGAGCGTGTAAAAGCGGCATTAGAGGGTAAAGTGTCTGAGGTAAAAGTCACGACCCGTTTAACTGATACACCAGCTTGTGTTGTTACTGGTGAAGGTGAAATGTCGACGCAAATGATTAAGTTGATGCAAGCTGCCGGGCAGCCTGTACCTGAGTCGAAACCAACCTTTGAAATTAACCCAATGCACCCGTTAGTTGAACGTTTAAACAACGAGCAGGATGAGCAATTATTTGCTGATTGGGCTAACTTGTTATTACAACAAGCGCAATTGTCAGAGAAAGGCAGTTTGACTGACCCTTCAGCGTTCATTAAATTAATGAACCAAATGTTAATGGCGAGCCTTAAATAA
- a CDS encoding inosine/guanosine kinase gives MKFPGQRKSKHYFPVSNRDPLLAQLTQQPQAVSTYICGVDQTLVDIEAKVAEELLERYGLPKGNSTLINDDQAHALYNELKSNEMISDEFAGGTIGNTVHNYSILADDRSVLFGVMSQNIMVGSYAYRYLCNTSSKVDLNYLQPVDGPIGRCFTLISADGERTFAISKGSMDKLTPHYINKDVVQGSSALVITAYLMRASEGDGMTSAAMQAIEYAKAAEVPVVLTLGTRFLIQEDPIWWQNFIREHVTILAMNEDEGEALTGFKDPLLASEAALEWCDMVLTTAGPIGLYTAGYAEDSLKRETSHTLLPGAIPEFNRYEFSRPMLKQDCETPIKVYAHIAPYMGGPDYIRNTNGAGDGALSALLHDLSANTFHKTNVPGSSKHKRDGLCYSSFSQVCKYANRVAYEVLAQHSPRLSRGLPEREDSLEESYWER, from the coding sequence ATGAAGTTTCCAGGTCAACGTAAGTCGAAGCATTATTTTCCGGTCAGTAACCGCGATCCCTTGTTAGCTCAGCTAACCCAACAGCCACAGGCGGTGTCTACTTATATTTGTGGTGTTGATCAAACCTTAGTTGATATTGAAGCTAAAGTGGCTGAGGAATTACTTGAGCGTTATGGGCTTCCTAAAGGAAATTCGACCTTAATTAATGATGATCAAGCACATGCTTTATACAATGAGCTTAAATCAAATGAAATGATCAGCGATGAGTTTGCTGGTGGCACCATAGGTAATACAGTACATAACTATTCGATTTTGGCTGATGATCGCTCGGTACTTTTTGGGGTAATGAGTCAAAACATCATGGTGGGTAGTTACGCATACCGCTATTTGTGTAACACTTCTTCAAAAGTCGACTTAAATTACTTGCAGCCTGTTGATGGCCCTATCGGACGTTGTTTTACGCTGATCTCAGCTGACGGCGAGCGCACTTTTGCTATTAGTAAGGGCTCAATGGACAAATTGACGCCGCACTATATTAACAAAGATGTAGTACAAGGCAGCTCTGCGCTAGTTATTACGGCTTATTTAATGCGCGCCAGTGAAGGCGATGGCATGACAAGTGCCGCAATGCAGGCGATTGAGTACGCAAAAGCAGCAGAGGTGCCGGTAGTACTGACTTTAGGAACGCGCTTTTTAATTCAAGAAGACCCAATTTGGTGGCAAAATTTCATACGTGAGCATGTGACTATTTTGGCGATGAATGAAGATGAAGGTGAAGCGTTAACCGGTTTTAAAGACCCATTATTAGCCAGCGAGGCGGCATTAGAATGGTGTGACATGGTGCTTACCACTGCAGGCCCAATCGGCTTGTATACTGCGGGATATGCTGAAGACAGCCTTAAGCGGGAAACCAGCCACACTTTATTGCCAGGGGCCATTCCAGAATTTAATCGCTATGAATTTTCTCGCCCTATGTTAAAACAAGATTGTGAAACACCAATCAAAGTCTACGCGCATATTGCACCTTATATGGGTGGTCCTGATTATATACGTAATACAAATGGTGCGGGCGATGGCGCTCTGTCGGCATTATTACATGACTTATCGGCTAATACTTTCCATAAAACAAACGTTCCTGGTTCAAGTAAGCATAAGCGTGATGGTTTATGTTACTCGTCATTTTCACAAGTGTGCAAATACGCTAATCGGGTTGCTTACGAAGTATTAGCTCAACATAGTCCACGGCTGTCACGAGGTTTACCTGAGCGAGAAGACAGTTTAGAAGAGTCATATTGGGAAAGATAA
- the adk gene encoding adenylate kinase codes for MRIILLGAPGAGKGTQAQFIMEQYGIPQISTGDMLRAAVKAGTPLGLEAKKVMDAGQLVSDDLIIGLVKERIAQDDCAKGFLLDGFPRTIPQADAMAANGIVIDHVIEIDVPDEEIVKRMSGRRVHPGSGRVYHVVFNPPKVEGKDDVTGEDLAIRPDDEESTVRKRLGIYHEQTKPLVDYYGKVAAEGNTQYNKFDGTQSVAAVSEQLASVLK; via the coding sequence ATGCGCATTATTTTATTAGGTGCCCCAGGTGCCGGTAAAGGTACTCAAGCTCAGTTTATAATGGAGCAATACGGTATCCCACAAATCTCTACTGGTGATATGTTACGTGCTGCTGTTAAGGCTGGTACCCCACTTGGCTTAGAAGCTAAAAAAGTGATGGATGCTGGTCAGTTAGTTTCAGACGATTTAATCATTGGTTTAGTGAAAGAACGTATCGCACAAGATGATTGTGCTAAAGGCTTCTTACTTGATGGTTTCCCTCGTACTATCCCACAAGCAGATGCGATGGCAGCCAATGGTATTGTGATTGATCATGTGATTGAAATCGACGTGCCTGATGAAGAAATTGTTAAACGTATGAGCGGTCGTCGTGTTCATCCTGGTTCTGGTCGTGTTTATCATGTGGTGTTTAATCCACCTAAAGTGGAAGGCAAAGACGATGTGACGGGTGAAGACTTAGCCATTCGTCCTGATGATGAAGAGTCAACAGTTCGTAAGCGTTTAGGTATTTATCATGAACAGACTAAGCCATTAGTTGATTACTACGGCAAAGTGGCTGCTGAAGGTAATACTCAATACAACAAGTTTGATGGTACTCAATCAGTTGCAGCAGTAAGTGAGCAACTTGCTTCTGTACTAAAGTAA
- a CDS encoding fumarylacetoacetate hydrolase family protein: MKLASYNNGRRDGQLMLVSKDLTKAVAVPAIAHTMQQLLDAWDLLNPQLQELYDALNDGQMDNAIDFDEAKCLSPLPRAYQWADGSAYVNHVELVRKARGAEMPASFWTDPLVYQGGSDSFIAPKADIEMASEEFGIDFESEIAVITDDVAMGVNAADAAKHIKLLMLVNDVSLRNLIPGELAKGFGFFQSKPSSAFSPVAITPDELGDKWQDSKVHLPLVTHLNGELFGRPNAGVDMTFDFSQLVSHVAKTRPLGAGAIIGSGTISNYDRSAGSSCLAEKRMLEIIADGKASTPFMQFGDTVRIEMFDENNMSIFGSIDQKVVEYKG; the protein is encoded by the coding sequence ATGAAACTTGCAAGTTATAACAACGGTCGCCGCGATGGCCAATTAATGTTAGTTAGCAAAGATTTGACCAAGGCGGTAGCGGTACCTGCAATTGCTCACACTATGCAACAACTTCTGGATGCATGGGACTTATTAAATCCACAGTTACAAGAATTATATGACGCGCTGAATGACGGCCAAATGGATAATGCTATCGACTTTGACGAAGCAAAATGTTTGTCGCCACTGCCACGAGCTTACCAATGGGCTGATGGTAGTGCTTATGTCAACCACGTTGAATTAGTTCGTAAAGCACGTGGTGCCGAAATGCCAGCCTCTTTCTGGACTGATCCATTAGTATACCAAGGCGGCTCAGATAGCTTTATTGCGCCTAAAGCGGATATTGAGATGGCAAGTGAAGAGTTTGGCATTGATTTTGAATCTGAAATTGCCGTTATCACTGATGATGTCGCCATGGGCGTAAATGCCGCTGATGCCGCTAAACACATTAAATTATTGATGTTGGTTAACGATGTATCACTGCGTAATCTTATTCCTGGTGAGCTAGCTAAAGGCTTTGGTTTTTTTCAATCTAAACCTTCCAGTGCCTTCTCTCCTGTGGCAATTACACCCGATGAACTAGGTGATAAATGGCAAGACAGTAAAGTGCATTTACCATTAGTGACGCATTTAAATGGCGAATTATTTGGTCGTCCGAATGCCGGTGTGGATATGACATTTGATTTTAGTCAATTAGTGTCACACGTCGCTAAAACTCGTCCATTAGGGGCAGGGGCGATTATTGGTTCCGGTACTATCTCAAATTATGATCGTAGCGCGGGTTCAAGCTGTTTAGCTGAAAAACGTATGCTAGAAATTATTGCAGACGGCAAAGCTAGCACGCCATTTATGCAATTTGGCGATACGGTTCGCATTGAAATGTTTGATGAAAACAACATGAGCATTTTTGGTTCAATCGACCAAAAAGTGGTTGAGTATAAAGGCTAG
- a CDS encoding methyl-accepting chemotaxis protein, whose product MFKSIRIKFSLMFIAIALMLISMSIFDASRNNQTLEQLQEFSQQFNPATSAILNADRDLYQAQLSAVTLLDKNLSDSQRKKEIQNWQDNVEQAKDRMLQFRQLLSNHPMVTDATRKFDSQFATWYQASSRVIDAVKKQDFTTAKSIHNEVAEKEFSLLRDIYNAAGEAADNRVKELDVTVSERTASENTLSLIISTFVAMIALLIAYYGPKSIVDAINDITQRINDIANGDGNLTQRIHVSRDDEISTLAKSFNVFIEQLQNMIISINNHTNEVNHTVQKLSEKSTATLAISTDQSQFVESIVTAVNEMSAAVREVASNAMDTATEISKVNDQTIEGKRVLGLSIDQIDQLSASVAQAVKDIEKLSENSSNIASVLDVIRGIAEQTNLLALNAAIEAARAGEQGRGFAVVADEVRTLASRTETSTQDIQKMIEILQQGVLDAVKTIEAGAALTDSTVSLAAQTQTALDEILTSTSRVSDMSSQTATATEEQTHVSEEINRNLTELSDKTLHCNDVINETQLIVQTTQSICNELQREVSRFKVA is encoded by the coding sequence ATGTTTAAAAGTATCCGCATAAAGTTCTCTTTGATGTTTATTGCCATTGCTTTGATGCTAATTTCAATGTCAATATTTGATGCAAGCAGAAACAACCAGACTCTTGAGCAACTGCAAGAGTTTAGCCAACAATTCAATCCAGCGACATCAGCTATTTTAAATGCTGACAGAGATTTGTATCAGGCACAATTGAGTGCAGTAACCCTATTAGATAAAAATCTCAGTGACAGCCAACGCAAAAAAGAAATACAGAATTGGCAAGATAATGTAGAGCAAGCTAAAGACCGCATGCTGCAATTTAGACAATTGTTATCTAATCACCCTATGGTCACTGATGCCACGAGAAAGTTTGATAGCCAATTTGCCACTTGGTATCAAGCCTCAAGTCGAGTCATTGATGCCGTTAAAAAGCAAGACTTTACAACTGCAAAATCTATCCATAATGAGGTTGCCGAAAAAGAGTTTTCTCTGTTGAGGGACATATACAATGCTGCAGGTGAAGCTGCAGATAATAGAGTGAAAGAACTTGACGTGACTGTCAGTGAACGTACTGCAAGTGAGAACACTTTATCGCTTATCATTTCTACTTTTGTGGCAATGATTGCCCTACTCATAGCCTATTACGGTCCTAAAAGCATTGTTGATGCCATTAATGACATCACTCAAAGAATTAATGATATTGCCAATGGTGACGGTAATCTCACCCAACGGATCCACGTAAGTCGAGATGATGAAATCAGTACTTTGGCGAAGTCCTTTAATGTATTTATCGAACAATTACAAAATATGATCATCAGTATTAATAATCACACCAATGAGGTAAACCATACTGTTCAGAAGCTGTCCGAAAAATCTACCGCAACGTTAGCAATTAGTACTGATCAATCACAATTTGTTGAAAGTATCGTGACCGCGGTAAATGAGATGAGCGCTGCGGTAAGAGAAGTAGCATCAAATGCGATGGACACAGCGACAGAAATTAGTAAGGTTAACGATCAAACAATTGAAGGAAAAAGAGTCTTAGGATTATCGATAGATCAAATTGATCAGCTTTCAGCTTCGGTGGCCCAAGCGGTAAAAGACATCGAAAAATTGTCAGAAAACTCATCTAACATCGCGTCTGTACTCGATGTCATACGCGGCATTGCCGAACAAACAAATTTATTGGCGTTAAACGCGGCTATTGAAGCAGCTAGAGCTGGCGAACAAGGCCGTGGATTTGCCGTTGTCGCTGATGAAGTTAGAACCTTAGCCAGCCGCACAGAAACCTCGACCCAAGATATTCAAAAAATGATTGAAATCTTACAACAAGGGGTTCTTGATGCTGTGAAAACCATTGAAGCGGGTGCAGCATTAACTGACTCGACTGTCAGCCTAGCAGCGCAAACCCAAACGGCTTTAGATGAAATTTTAACGTCTACCTCAAGAGTCAGTGATATGTCGAGCCAAACAGCAACCGCCACCGAAGAGCAAACTCATGTCTCTGAAGAAATTAACCGTAATCTAACCGAGCTTTCAGATAAAACGTTGCACTGTAATGATGTGATTAACGAAACCCAGCTTATTGTGCAAACTACCCAATCAATATGTAATGAACTGCAACGTGAGGTATCTCGTTTTAAAGTCGCTTAA
- a CDS encoding nucleotidyltransferase family protein translates to MPVNIESKLAQQLVSWIKQDAMRMQVLEACATVFTELAIDDWLIAAGFVRNLVWDKLHDYEACKLNDIDVIYYCRHDTNEIRDKTIELQLSRLIPPEIAGLLSVKNQARMHTRNTDDAYQSCVDAMSYWPEKQTAVGVKLTRPSNMSSLEHQIEVKNFFGLQSLFDLSLSHNPKRDMTVFEQRVEQKRWLVNYRKLTLISKK, encoded by the coding sequence ATGCCAGTTAATATTGAATCAAAGTTAGCACAGCAACTAGTGAGTTGGATAAAGCAGGACGCAATGCGGATGCAAGTACTTGAAGCATGCGCCACCGTGTTTACTGAGTTAGCGATAGATGATTGGCTGATTGCAGCAGGCTTTGTGCGTAATTTAGTGTGGGATAAGTTACATGATTATGAAGCCTGCAAATTGAATGATATTGATGTGATTTATTACTGTCGCCATGATACGAATGAAATACGTGATAAAACCATTGAGCTGCAATTAAGTCGATTAATTCCCCCAGAGATTGCGGGGCTTTTGTCTGTTAAAAACCAAGCCAGAATGCATACTCGTAACACAGATGATGCTTATCAATCTTGTGTTGATGCCATGAGTTACTGGCCGGAAAAACAAACTGCAGTAGGGGTTAAGCTCACCCGGCCATCGAATATGTCTTCTTTAGAGCATCAGATTGAAGTCAAAAATTTTTTTGGCTTGCAAAGCTTATTTGATTTGAGTTTAAGCCATAACCCTAAGCGAGATATGACGGTTTTTGAGCAGCGAGTGGAACAAAAGAGATGGCTAGTTAACTACCGCAAATTAACGCTTATTTCGAAAAAATAG
- a CDS encoding tetratricopeptide repeat protein, which yields MENLISLTKENIQQVVDASMEKMVVLTFFAQQKPESVQMLQTLQSIASSQSERFILASVDCEAEVEIAQYFQIQSLPTTLVLDKGRPIDGFAGVQDVTAVNELLDKHLPAVWLQAFEAIKAQLAQPDALTVQQLSELALQLKELITQSDNLAEVRLVLIDVQLQLGLLADAKNLLQGIGLADQDSYYQNLKAKLALAEDAADTPEIRDLQTQVEAQPEDTALSIDLAKALTKAQRHEEALQLLFGFLQKDLHAGDGKVKQLFLEIMTAMGQGNSIANQYRRKLYTLLY from the coding sequence ATGGAAAACCTCATTTCGCTCACCAAAGAAAATATCCAACAAGTGGTTGATGCTTCAATGGAAAAGATGGTTGTTTTAACCTTCTTTGCCCAGCAAAAACCAGAAAGTGTGCAAATGTTGCAAACGCTGCAAAGCATTGCATCTTCGCAATCTGAACGCTTTATTTTAGCCAGTGTTGATTGTGAAGCTGAGGTCGAAATCGCCCAATATTTCCAAATTCAAAGTTTACCAACCACCTTAGTTTTAGACAAAGGCAGACCGATTGATGGTTTTGCCGGTGTACAAGATGTAACCGCGGTGAATGAGCTATTAGATAAGCATTTACCTGCTGTTTGGCTCCAAGCTTTTGAGGCAATTAAAGCGCAACTTGCTCAACCTGATGCCTTAACTGTACAACAATTATCTGAGTTAGCTCTGCAATTAAAAGAGCTTATTACTCAGTCAGATAATTTGGCAGAAGTGCGACTTGTATTAATTGATGTTCAACTGCAACTTGGGTTATTAGCCGATGCTAAAAACTTGCTACAAGGTATAGGGTTAGCCGATCAAGACAGTTATTATCAAAATCTTAAAGCCAAGTTAGCGCTTGCGGAAGATGCGGCAGACACCCCTGAAATTCGTGATTTACAAACTCAAGTTGAAGCTCAGCCTGAAGATACCGCGTTAAGTATTGATTTGGCAAAAGCGTTAACAAAAGCACAACGTCATGAAGAAGCTTTACAGCTTTTATTCGGTTTTTTACAAAAAGATCTTCATGCCGGAGATGGTAAAGTTAAACAATTGTTCCTTGAAATTATGACTGCCATGGGACAAGGAAATAGCATAGCCAATCAATATCGACGCAAGTTATACACCTTACTGTATTAA
- the recR gene encoding recombination mediator RecR, translated as MKFSPLVDELIHSLRGLPGVGPKSAQRMAFQLLERERKVGLKLADSLQKAMSEVGHCQRCRTFTEQDLCPICASQKRGNAGIICVVETPADVLAIEAGGHFSGRYFVLLGHLSPLDGVGPEELGLALLESQLAADDVNELILATNPTVEGDATAHFIADMARRHNVVISRIAHGVPVGGELEYVDSTTLALSFNGRITL; from the coding sequence ATGAAATTCAGTCCGCTTGTTGATGAGCTAATCCATTCTTTGCGTGGTTTACCTGGTGTAGGGCCAAAATCTGCTCAGCGTATGGCTTTTCAGTTGTTAGAACGTGAACGAAAAGTAGGCTTAAAGCTGGCGGATTCATTGCAAAAAGCCATGTCTGAGGTGGGGCATTGTCAAAGGTGCCGTACTTTTACAGAGCAAGATTTATGCCCCATTTGTGCCAGCCAAAAACGCGGTAATGCTGGCATTATCTGTGTGGTTGAAACGCCAGCCGATGTACTAGCCATTGAAGCCGGTGGCCATTTTAGTGGGCGATATTTTGTTTTATTAGGTCATTTGTCGCCGCTTGATGGCGTTGGCCCAGAAGAGCTTGGTTTGGCCTTGCTTGAAAGTCAGTTAGCCGCAGATGATGTCAATGAGCTGATATTAGCAACAAATCCAACAGTAGAAGGTGATGCTACCGCGCATTTTATTGCTGATATGGCAAGGCGTCATAATGTGGTTATTAGCCGTATTGCTCATGGTGTACCTGTGGGTGGCGAGCTTGAATATGTCGATAGTACTACACTGGCATTATCGTTTAATGGCCGTATTACTTTATAA
- the maiA gene encoding maleylacetoacetate isomerase, which translates to MKLYGYWRSSAAYRVRIALNLKQLPAEQVSVHLVNNGGEQHSDAFHQLNPQHLVPALVDSEDGAEFSLTQSLAIIEYLDEKYPQPSVLPEQIKDKAIVRAMAQSIACEIHPLDNLRVLQYLVKEMGVDENQKMAWYHHWIHLGFSALESQLVQYSGRYCFGDNVTLADICLIPQIYNAKRFNVALDKYPNISRIWDNCHQLSAFINAAPEQQADAS; encoded by the coding sequence ATGAAATTATATGGTTATTGGCGGTCAAGTGCCGCTTATCGGGTACGCATTGCCCTAAATTTAAAACAATTACCGGCAGAGCAGGTTTCTGTTCATCTGGTGAATAATGGTGGTGAGCAACACAGTGATGCATTTCATCAATTGAACCCACAGCATTTAGTGCCAGCTCTAGTCGATAGTGAAGACGGTGCTGAATTTAGCTTAACCCAATCATTGGCCATTATTGAATACCTTGATGAAAAATATCCGCAGCCAAGTGTGTTACCTGAACAGATAAAAGATAAAGCTATCGTTCGTGCTATGGCACAATCTATTGCCTGCGAAATTCACCCTTTAGATAATCTTCGCGTTTTACAATATTTAGTGAAAGAAATGGGTGTCGACGAAAATCAAAAAATGGCTTGGTATCATCACTGGATCCATCTTGGTTTTAGTGCTCTTGAAAGCCAGCTTGTTCAATACAGTGGGCGCTATTGTTTTGGCGATAACGTCACCTTGGCAGACATTTGTTTAATCCCACAAATATATAATGCCAAACGCTTTAATGTGGCTTTAGATAAATATCCCAACATTTCCCGTATTTGGGACAATTGCCATCAACTGTCGGCATTTATTAATGCTGCGCCTGAACAACAAGCTGATGCCAGTTAA
- a CDS encoding DUF6942 family protein, giving the protein MPSLPIINLTSVQFIGHQSPEVIFYLPNAPILTHDWQADDLGSVDKLIADNGNHWRKIIVIASKLVAINLSNWREIKPNLLSSSIRNTSGHLKCALAIVPSPSDNHPLSTNLNSYHNDKNNPQVWHIICGLETLKRLGLQSQQFDNKVSLNQQQSLYYQEKLMFTPYLDYRQFPNNLIELARDIIHATQCQKG; this is encoded by the coding sequence ATGCCATCATTACCTATTATCAATTTAACTTCCGTTCAATTTATTGGTCATCAATCACCTGAAGTGATTTTTTATCTCCCCAATGCCCCCATATTAACCCATGACTGGCAAGCTGATGATCTAGGCTCTGTTGATAAGTTAATTGCAGATAATGGTAACCATTGGCGCAAAATCATTGTTATTGCTAGCAAATTAGTGGCTATTAATTTATCGAACTGGCGAGAAATTAAACCTAACCTATTATCCAGCTCCATCCGAAATACCTCAGGTCATCTAAAATGCGCCTTGGCAATTGTGCCCTCGCCGAGTGACAATCATCCACTGTCGACAAATCTAAATAGTTATCACAATGATAAAAATAATCCTCAGGTTTGGCATATTATCTGTGGATTAGAAACACTTAAACGCTTAGGTTTGCAATCACAGCAGTTTGACAATAAAGTATCGCTTAACCAGCAACAATCGCTTTATTATCAAGAAAAGCTGATGTTTACCCCTTACCTTGATTACCGACAGTTTCCCAACAACTTGATTGAGCTAGCAAGAGATATCATTCATGCTACCCAATGCCAAAAAGGATAA
- the nadE gene encoding ammonia-dependent NAD(+) synthetase: MKGQILREMHVLKAIEPEFEVQRRVAFIKAKLKEAHCHSLVLGISGGVDSSLTGRLCQLAVDSLNQEDTTKPYQFIAVRLPYQVQKDEDEAQLACQFIQPSKQVTVNIADGVMGVHQATLSGLADAGLSLPDESKVDFVKGNVKARMRMVAQYEIAGMVGGLVVGTDHSAENITGFYTKFGDGACDLAPLFGLCKRQVRQLAAYLGAPELLVKKAPTADLEDNQPQLEDEVALGLTYDQIDDFLEGKPVPESVEAKLISIYQRTQHKRKAIPTIYD, encoded by the coding sequence GTGAAAGGACAAATCTTACGAGAGATGCACGTACTTAAGGCGATAGAACCTGAGTTTGAAGTGCAAAGACGGGTAGCATTTATTAAAGCCAAGCTCAAAGAGGCACATTGTCATTCTTTAGTATTAGGTATTAGTGGTGGAGTGGACTCATCATTAACAGGGCGCTTATGCCAACTTGCGGTAGACAGCTTAAACCAAGAGGATACGACGAAACCCTATCAATTCATTGCGGTGCGCCTGCCGTATCAAGTCCAAAAAGATGAAGATGAAGCGCAATTAGCGTGTCAGTTTATCCAACCGAGTAAGCAAGTGACGGTGAATATCGCCGATGGTGTAATGGGCGTTCATCAAGCAACATTATCAGGTTTGGCCGATGCGGGTCTTAGTTTGCCAGATGAAAGCAAAGTGGATTTTGTGAAAGGTAACGTTAAAGCCAGAATGCGAATGGTTGCCCAATATGAAATTGCAGGCATGGTCGGTGGATTGGTTGTCGGCACCGATCACAGTGCTGAAAATATTACCGGATTTTATACCAAGTTTGGTGATGGCGCTTGCGATTTAGCACCATTATTTGGGTTGTGTAAGCGCCAAGTTCGTCAGTTGGCTGCTTATTTAGGCGCGCCAGAATTACTTGTCAAAAAAGCGCCTACTGCTGATTTAGAAGACAATCAACCTCAATTAGAAGATGAGGTGGCGTTAGGGTTAACTTATGATCAAATCGATGACTTTTTAGAAGGTAAGCCTGTGCCTGAAAGTGTTGAAGCCAAGTTGATTTCCATTTATCAACGAACTCAACATAAGCGTAAAGCGATCCCTACCATCTACGATTAA